One segment of Gemmatimonadota bacterium DNA contains the following:
- the murB gene encoding UDP-N-acetylmuramate dehydrogenase, whose protein sequence is MYDARRDLLEREIQSQCRGKLKRDESLAKHTTFGLGGTADLFFSPADLSDLAIAVPLIKDAGLPIFPLGGGTNTLVRDSGFHGLVISLTTGARRIEIGDDEGVIQAGASTQVVSRQCQRAGKTGLEFGCGIPGTIGGAIWGNAGAWGGETMDRMNWLRGIDLRTGREIYLEQSDISFGYRYTDLPAGLLIVEAGFRLAEGDPKTIAAEMDRMLSERKSTQPLSNRSSGCIFKNPPGYSAGALIDSAGCKGMSIGAVKVSDVHANFMVNLGGHSTEDVLALIARVQKRVFQVHKIELETEVRILGE, encoded by the coding sequence ATGTACGATGCACGACGCGATTTGCTCGAGAGAGAGATTCAAAGCCAATGCCGGGGAAAGCTCAAGCGCGATGAATCCCTCGCCAAACACACGACATTTGGGTTGGGTGGTACAGCAGACCTCTTCTTTTCCCCAGCCGATCTCAGCGATTTGGCCATTGCAGTACCCCTGATCAAAGATGCCGGACTTCCGATTTTTCCGCTGGGCGGAGGAACAAATACCCTCGTGCGCGACAGCGGATTCCACGGACTGGTCATTTCACTGACAACGGGCGCGCGACGCATTGAGATTGGGGATGATGAGGGCGTCATACAGGCCGGTGCGAGCACTCAGGTGGTATCTCGACAATGCCAGCGAGCCGGCAAAACAGGATTGGAATTTGGGTGTGGGATTCCCGGCACCATCGGCGGCGCAATATGGGGCAATGCCGGCGCCTGGGGCGGTGAAACAATGGATCGGATGAACTGGTTGCGCGGTATTGATCTCAGAACGGGTCGGGAAATTTATCTCGAGCAATCCGACATTTCTTTTGGATATCGATACACAGACTTGCCTGCTGGTCTGCTCATTGTCGAAGCCGGGTTCCGACTTGCAGAAGGCGATCCCAAAACTATTGCCGCCGAGATGGATCGCATGTTGTCAGAGCGCAAGAGCACGCAACCGCTGTCAAACCGCAGTTCAGGGTGCATTTTTAAGAATCCACCTGGTTATTCTGCAGGAGCACTCATCGACAGTGCTGGATGCAAGGGGATGTCGATAGGAGCGGTGAAAGTTTCGGATGTACACGCCAATTTTATGGTCAACCTCGGTGGGCATTCCACCGAAGATGTACTCGCGTTGATCGCGCGGGTTCAAAAACGCGTTTTTCAGGTTCACAAAATTGAATTGGAGACAGAAGTAAGAATATTGGGTGAGTAA
- the murC gene encoding UDP-N-acetylmuramate--L-alanine ligase, whose amino-acid sequence MVSFDAGTRVHFIGIGGISMSALAELLTARGCLISGSDQQDSPLIRRLVQLGIPVRIGHARDAIAGADCVVYTSATDSENPERKAAREKGVPLLRRAELLGQLVNPHPAICVAGTHGKTTTTAMIATMLIAAGHDPTALVGGVISGWKTALHIGNGALWVVEADEYDRSFLTLKPQIAVVTALEADHLDCYEDMNDIRATFEQFVNTLPNDGCAVLCADSPEIRMLNLDRRYKKMTFGLTDGDLRATSIEQDGFGMAFDVFEKNRRLGRTRLQVPGKHNVTNALSALGVGKYIGLKWEEICGGIEAFRGVHRRFEMLGEARGIAVVDDYAHHPTEIAATLQAARAGWRGRLVVAFQPHLYTRTRDFAPDFARVLQRADRVWITDIYPAREEPIAGVDGKWLADQISGANYAPALNDLKAALLSDLRAGDLLLVMGAGDIETVARDIYQMLREI is encoded by the coding sequence ATGGTCTCATTCGACGCTGGAACCCGAGTGCATTTTATCGGCATCGGCGGCATAAGCATGAGCGCGCTGGCCGAATTGCTCACCGCACGCGGATGCCTCATCTCGGGTTCTGACCAGCAGGATTCACCGCTCATCCGGCGTTTGGTCCAACTCGGCATTCCCGTGCGAATTGGACATGCGCGCGATGCCATTGCTGGAGCCGACTGCGTCGTTTACACATCGGCGACGGATTCAGAGAATCCTGAAAGAAAAGCCGCGCGTGAAAAAGGCGTTCCCCTGTTGCGCCGCGCCGAATTGCTCGGTCAACTTGTGAATCCACATCCCGCGATATGCGTGGCGGGCACACACGGCAAGACCACCACAACTGCAATGATCGCGACCATGCTCATCGCCGCTGGCCATGATCCAACCGCTCTTGTAGGGGGTGTGATTTCTGGCTGGAAAACCGCGTTGCACATAGGCAATGGCGCGCTCTGGGTGGTAGAAGCCGACGAATACGATCGCTCTTTTTTGACATTAAAACCCCAAATTGCCGTGGTGACGGCGCTGGAAGCCGATCACCTCGACTGCTACGAAGATATGAACGACATTCGCGCGACTTTTGAACAATTTGTCAATACCCTGCCCAACGATGGCTGCGCTGTGTTGTGTGCCGACTCTCCCGAGATACGCATGCTCAATCTCGATAGGCGATACAAAAAAATGACCTTTGGTTTGACAGATGGCGACCTTCGCGCAACAAGTATTGAACAAGACGGTTTTGGGATGGCTTTTGACGTATTTGAAAAAAATAGGCGGTTGGGGCGTACGCGCCTTCAAGTGCCGGGCAAACACAATGTGACTAATGCTCTGTCAGCACTTGGGGTTGGCAAGTACATCGGTCTCAAGTGGGAAGAAATTTGTGGTGGTATCGAAGCATTTCGAGGTGTTCATCGCCGATTTGAAATGCTCGGCGAAGCGCGGGGTATCGCGGTGGTTGATGATTACGCCCATCACCCCACAGAAATCGCCGCCACACTTCAGGCTGCGCGGGCGGGATGGCGTGGCCGCCTTGTAGTCGCTTTTCAACCGCATTTGTACACCCGGACGCGCGATTTCGCACCCGATTTTGCCCGAGTGTTACAACGGGCCGATCGCGTGTGGATCACCGATATTTATCCCGCAAGGGAAGAACCTATTGCGGGCGTTGACGGAAAGTGGCTTGCCGATCAGATTTCCGGCGCTAATTACGCACCTGCACTAAATGATTTAAAAGCGGCATTATTAAGCGACTTGCGTGCTGGAGATCTGCTACTGGTTATGGGTGCTGGAGATATTGAAACCGTTGCCCGCGATATTTACCAAATGCTTAGAGAAATATAA
- the ftsW gene encoding putative lipid II flippase FtsW, whose translation MTLTNEQRYDRTWILLLLIVVMLVGFGTVMVYSSSSGLAQLRFDDGNFFLNRWAIRMAISLVVMVLLIHIDYRVWRKQARLMLAIAFGFLLVVLILKLFGIGKVRGAYRWIPLPGGQFQPADMMRVVLVLYLADSLTRRQDVIENFKSGYLPHAVIIGTAMVMILMQPDLGTAMAIGLTCALMLFLGGVRLRHLIATGAALLPFLYVIVFVLGYRRERVMTFIFPSDDVQNTGYHLAQSLLALGSGGFWGTGLGQGQQKYFFLPEPHTDFVFSIVGEELGLWGTMLVLILFLIFGRCGFRIARIAPDTFGFLFASGITISILIYALINMGMATGLLPVTGLPLPFISYGGSSLMFTLSATGVLIGIGRASTRHRTRHSPATSQTIPRHAMYKRHHLIIPRR comes from the coding sequence ATGACACTGACAAACGAACAAAGATATGATCGAACCTGGATTCTGTTGCTGCTCATTGTAGTTATGCTGGTGGGCTTTGGTACAGTAATGGTGTATAGTTCCAGTTCTGGATTGGCACAACTGCGATTTGACGACGGCAATTTTTTTCTCAACCGCTGGGCCATTCGCATGGCCATCAGTTTGGTTGTGATGGTTCTGCTGATTCACATAGACTATCGCGTCTGGCGCAAACAGGCGCGTTTGATGCTGGCGATAGCTTTTGGTTTTTTGCTCGTAGTGCTCATCCTCAAGCTATTTGGCATTGGCAAGGTGCGAGGGGCATATCGCTGGATACCATTGCCAGGTGGGCAATTTCAACCCGCCGACATGATGCGCGTGGTGCTGGTGCTTTACCTGGCCGATTCCCTGACGCGCCGCCAGGATGTAATTGAAAATTTCAAATCGGGCTATTTGCCACATGCCGTGATCATCGGCACGGCCATGGTGATGATTTTGATGCAACCCGATCTGGGTACGGCAATGGCGATTGGGCTGACCTGTGCATTGATGCTCTTTCTGGGCGGTGTGCGGTTGCGTCATCTCATTGCCACGGGTGCCGCGCTTTTGCCTTTTTTGTACGTGATTGTTTTTGTTTTAGGGTATCGCCGCGAGCGCGTAATGACGTTTATATTTCCCAGCGACGATGTGCAAAATACGGGCTATCACCTCGCGCAATCTCTTCTCGCCCTGGGCAGTGGTGGATTTTGGGGTACGGGCCTGGGACAGGGCCAGCAAAAATATTTCTTTTTACCTGAGCCTCATACTGATTTTGTATTTAGCATTGTAGGTGAAGAACTCGGTTTGTGGGGCACCATGCTCGTTTTAATTTTATTTTTAATTTTTGGGAGGTGCGGCTTTCGCATTGCCCGCATAGCCCCCGATACCTTTGGATTTCTATTCGCTTCTGGCATTACTATTTCGATTCTGATTTATGCTCTGATCAACATGGGTATGGCTACCGGATTGCTGCCTGTCACGGGACTACCCCTTCCCTTTATCAGCTACGGTGGTTCATCCTTGATGTTTACACTCTCCGCGACAGGTGTGCTCATTGGCATTGGACGGGCGAGTACTCGACACAGAACCCGTCACTCACCTGCTACATCGCAAACCATTCCCCGGCACGCGATGTATAAACGACATCACCTCATCATTCCCCGACGTTGA
- a CDS encoding UDP-N-acetylmuramoyl-tripeptide--D-alanyl-D-alanine ligase: MEGLTLSDVIESIHGHWIGRDDPSDIVPTGVSIDTRTLKTGEIFFALPGEQVDGHQFLDAAFDRGACAAVVTRSGARESRRALIDVDAPDLALGDLARFYRRRFDIPVIGITGSSGKTTTKDMVTAVLSTRYRVLATQGNLNNRLGVPLTLFNLSPHCDVAVIEMGISERGGMRYLCEIAQPTIGMITNIGPAHIEFFGSVEGVAKAKGELLEYLDESSMTILNLDDLFLSKERAKVKGRLLGIGIEQICQFRGEGLKLDQKGFGHFSLQGHSFHLSIPGKHNVYNALMAATAGWALDVSLRDAAKALENFTLTELRSQVLEHNGIRMINDTYNANPASMRAALETLSQIEVDGRRIAVVGDMRELGAMTYDAHRELGREVGNRQIDALFALGDLAPVVVEGGREAGIDQAWAYTDRDALTGALQAYLKPGDLMLIKGSRGIAMERIVTALGFEM, translated from the coding sequence ATGGAAGGCTTAACGCTATCAGATGTAATTGAATCGATCCATGGTCACTGGATCGGACGGGATGATCCCTCTGATATTGTACCAACAGGGGTCAGTATTGATACGCGAACACTCAAAACGGGTGAAATTTTCTTTGCATTGCCCGGCGAACAGGTCGATGGTCACCAATTTTTGGACGCTGCATTTGATAGGGGAGCCTGTGCTGCAGTAGTCACCCGATCTGGAGCGCGGGAATCGCGGCGTGCACTGATCGATGTCGATGCACCCGATTTAGCCCTGGGCGATCTGGCGCGGTTTTATCGCAGGCGTTTCGACATTCCCGTTATTGGCATCACGGGTAGCAGTGGCAAAACCACGACTAAAGATATGGTCACTGCTGTTTTGAGCACGCGGTATCGAGTCCTGGCAACACAGGGAAATCTCAACAACAGACTAGGGGTACCGCTCACCTTATTTAACCTGTCGCCCCATTGTGACGTTGCAGTTATTGAAATGGGCATTAGCGAACGCGGTGGCATGCGCTATCTGTGCGAAATTGCGCAACCGACCATCGGCATGATAACCAATATCGGACCAGCACATATCGAGTTTTTCGGCTCTGTAGAGGGTGTGGCAAAAGCCAAAGGGGAACTTCTGGAATATCTAGACGAGTCTTCTATGACTATCTTGAATCTCGATGACCTGTTTTTGTCCAAGGAGAGAGCAAAAGTTAAGGGGAGACTCCTGGGCATTGGCATCGAACAGATATGTCAGTTTCGTGGGGAGGGACTCAAACTGGATCAGAAGGGCTTTGGTCATTTCTCTCTACAGGGCCATTCTTTTCACCTGTCAATTCCGGGCAAGCACAATGTGTATAACGCGCTGATGGCCGCAACGGCAGGATGGGCTCTCGACGTGTCCCTACGAGATGCGGCAAAAGCACTTGAAAATTTTACGCTGACCGAATTGAGAAGTCAGGTACTGGAACACAATGGGATTCGCATGATCAACGACACGTACAACGCCAACCCCGCGTCGATGCGGGCAGCTCTTGAGACCCTATCGCAAATTGAGGTGGATGGTCGGCGGATTGCGGTAGTGGGCGATATGCGCGAATTAGGAGCAATGACCTACGACGCACACCGGGAATTGGGGCGCGAAGTGGGCAATCGGCAAATTGACGCACTTTTCGCGCTGGGCGATCTGGCGCCAGTAGTCGTTGAAGGGGGACGCGAAGCAGGCATAGATCAGGCGTGGGCTTATACAGACCGGGATGCGTTAACCGGGGCATTGCAGGCTTATTTGAAACCCGGAGACTTGATGCTCATCAAGGGATCGCGCGGCATTGCAATGGAAAGAATCGTTACAGCACTGGGGTTTGAAATGTAG
- a CDS encoding UDP-N-acetylmuramoyl-L-alanyl-D-glutamate--2,6-diaminopimelate ligase produces MRLQELLSDVPDVVRMRGNNPNIGGIATHSGRIEEGDVFVALSSDRGFADRHPFIFQAVQAGARAIVAERDVDVGDTAFVQTANTHRALAHIARRFYNRPSEQLKMIGVTGTNGKTSTVYLIRAVLEMAGLAPGLIGTIEHDLGTTRETSHNSTPQAHDLHRMFRAMVDAGCRSAAMEVTSHGLAQNRVLGIDYEVAVFTNLTHDHLDYHNTPDAYLAAKALLFDNLRSDAYAVVNTDDTASETLVKKCSAHLLSYGRSENATVRILEGSTSQGGTRLCLQTPQGQIDLELALQGDFQLYNATAAVTAGLALEIEPGIIADALREIRIPGRFEGIDCGQNFGVFVDYAHAPDGLKNVLQTARAFARGQLICVFGCGGDRDKGKRPVMGGLSARLADLSVVTSDNPRTEDPDAIIADILPGLGDAPHIVEPNRRWAIEKAIAKARAGDLVLIAGKGHENYQEINGIKTPFDDREVAREILKCKVG; encoded by the coding sequence ATGCGTCTGCAAGAACTGCTATCCGACGTGCCAGATGTCGTGAGGATGCGCGGAAATAATCCCAATATCGGAGGTATTGCAACCCATTCGGGGCGCATCGAAGAAGGCGATGTATTTGTCGCGCTCAGTAGCGATAGGGGCTTTGCAGATCGACATCCTTTTATTTTCCAGGCGGTTCAGGCAGGTGCTCGAGCCATTGTGGCCGAACGCGATGTCGATGTAGGGGATACAGCTTTTGTTCAAACGGCCAACACGCACCGTGCACTTGCACATATTGCCCGTCGTTTTTACAACAGACCGAGCGAACAGTTGAAAATGATCGGTGTTACGGGCACGAATGGCAAAACATCGACCGTTTATCTCATCCGCGCGGTGCTCGAAATGGCTGGTCTCGCACCAGGCCTGATTGGAACCATCGAACACGATCTCGGCACAACACGCGAAACATCGCACAATTCTACGCCACAGGCACATGACTTACACCGCATGTTTCGCGCAATGGTCGATGCGGGATGTCGGTCAGCCGCGATGGAAGTAACATCACACGGACTGGCACAAAATCGCGTGTTGGGCATTGATTATGAAGTTGCGGTATTTACTAACCTGACGCACGACCATCTGGATTATCACAACACGCCTGACGCCTATTTAGCGGCCAAGGCACTGCTCTTTGACAATCTCAGATCGGATGCTTATGCAGTCGTCAATACTGACGACACGGCATCAGAGACCTTGGTAAAAAAATGTTCGGCACACTTGTTGAGCTATGGTCGCTCAGAAAATGCGACAGTGCGCATTTTAGAGGGTAGCACATCGCAGGGCGGTACGCGACTTTGCTTGCAAACACCGCAGGGCCAGATAGACCTGGAACTGGCACTTCAAGGCGATTTTCAGTTGTATAATGCCACTGCTGCAGTCACTGCTGGCCTCGCATTGGAGATCGAACCTGGCATTATCGCAGATGCTTTGCGCGAAATTCGGATTCCAGGTCGTTTTGAAGGCATTGATTGCGGGCAAAATTTTGGGGTATTTGTCGATTATGCGCACGCGCCAGATGGACTAAAAAATGTGCTTCAAACCGCGCGCGCATTTGCCCGAGGACAATTGATTTGTGTATTTGGGTGCGGTGGGGACCGCGATAAGGGCAAGCGGCCTGTGATGGGCGGTCTATCTGCTCGGTTGGCCGATTTATCTGTGGTGACATCAGACAATCCTCGCACGGAAGACCCCGATGCCATCATTGCCGATATTTTGCCCGGTCTGGGCGATGCCCCGCACATCGTTGAACCCAATCGCCGATGGGCAATTGAAAAGGCCATTGCAAAAGCGCGAGCGGGCGACCTCGTACTCATTGCGGGCAAGGGACATGAGAATTATCAGGAAATCAATGGGATTAAAACCCCTTTTGACGATCGGGAAGTTGCACGAGAAATTCTCAAGTGCAAAGTGGGGTGA
- a CDS encoding penicillin-binding transpeptidase domain-containing protein gives MNNRLRIIAFFGMGFAALLAFRLVSLQVWSVEAYIDQARSQHVKKRVLLAERGRIFDRRGRVLATSLESQSFFLNQISDRDSLRALAVRFSRQSGHDEASLLEKVDRSRSFVWLARQVIDAPTGLPEGIGRIVEMRRNYPMGTLAGQVLGYTDTDGQGIEGIERAFDPILRGEPGELSARVDARGQMLSTLGAVRQMPKNGDDITLTIDADYQAIAEEELLKGMQKFNAKSGIAIVMEPHTGEILALANAPFYDPNDFSKSELWIRRNRAATDQFEPGSTFKVVAFAAALEAGLVEPEDKIFCENGRMRIAGGKVLRDSHPSGWLTVREVMEESSNIGTAKIARKVEKGPLYRQMRLFGFGAKTGVDLPGEVGGQLRHPDKWSARSLETLSIGQEIAVTVLQVAAAYSAIANGGRLMKPRIFLRASRKDSTMVEGSPRPMRRVISPETARTLISFLEGVVKQGTGKNARIPGYRVAGKTGTAQQVKEGQPGYDPNRYIPSFVGFLPVERPELLCLVAIDSPQKIHWASLVAAPVFKRIVQRILSLRQAPLRHSAPLVEEQPPPPPRADIHLVGLSRKAATDALKRLGMTYQIAGEGDRVVGQHIDIEENNVSLFLASAPITSPDHRTDDKGSDSLYMPDVRGAPVRQAVAQLTQLGFQIKISGSGRVIAQSPEPGVAIKPGTVCTVECKRES, from the coding sequence ATGAATAACCGCTTAAGAATAATCGCGTTTTTCGGTATGGGATTCGCGGCACTTTTGGCGTTTCGGCTGGTCTCTCTACAAGTCTGGTCGGTCGAAGCATACATAGACCAGGCGCGCAGCCAGCATGTCAAGAAGCGGGTTTTACTGGCAGAGAGAGGGCGCATTTTTGACCGACGCGGTCGGGTGCTGGCGACAAGTCTCGAATCCCAATCGTTCTTTCTCAATCAAATATCCGATCGAGACAGCCTGCGTGCGCTCGCCGTTCGGTTTTCTCGACAATCCGGACACGATGAGGCATCTCTCCTTGAAAAGGTAGATCGCTCGCGCTCCTTCGTGTGGCTAGCTCGTCAGGTCATCGATGCACCTACTGGATTGCCAGAAGGTATCGGGCGCATTGTTGAAATGAGGCGCAATTATCCCATGGGGACTCTGGCGGGTCAGGTATTGGGATATACCGATACCGATGGACAGGGAATCGAAGGGATTGAACGCGCTTTTGATCCAATCTTGAGAGGCGAGCCAGGTGAGTTATCCGCACGCGTTGATGCGCGAGGACAAATGCTCAGCACACTCGGCGCAGTTCGGCAGATGCCTAAAAATGGCGATGACATCACGCTTACCATCGATGCCGATTATCAGGCCATTGCAGAAGAAGAGTTGCTAAAAGGCATGCAGAAATTCAATGCTAAAAGCGGCATTGCCATTGTAATGGAACCTCATACAGGCGAAATTTTAGCACTGGCAAACGCGCCCTTTTACGATCCAAATGATTTTTCAAAATCAGAACTCTGGATACGGCGCAATCGGGCAGCGACTGATCAGTTTGAGCCGGGTTCGACCTTTAAGGTTGTGGCATTTGCCGCCGCGCTCGAAGCCGGTTTGGTTGAGCCAGAAGATAAAATCTTCTGTGAAAATGGCAGAATGCGTATTGCTGGCGGCAAGGTGCTTCGGGATTCACATCCCAGTGGCTGGCTGACCGTTCGAGAAGTAATGGAAGAATCGAGTAATATTGGCACGGCTAAAATTGCACGTAAAGTGGAAAAAGGTCCCTTGTATCGCCAGATGCGCTTATTTGGCTTTGGCGCCAAAACAGGTGTGGATTTGCCGGGCGAAGTCGGCGGTCAACTTCGCCATCCAGATAAATGGTCGGCACGATCATTGGAAACCCTTTCCATTGGGCAAGAGATCGCCGTGACAGTCCTTCAGGTCGCCGCTGCTTATAGCGCGATTGCCAATGGGGGACGCTTAATGAAGCCGCGTATTTTTTTAAGAGCTTCTCGCAAAGATTCCACAATGGTTGAAGGATCGCCCAGACCTATGCGACGGGTAATATCGCCCGAAACAGCGCGTACTCTTATCAGTTTTCTCGAAGGCGTTGTCAAGCAAGGCACCGGTAAAAATGCGCGCATACCCGGTTATCGAGTCGCCGGAAAAACCGGGACTGCGCAACAGGTAAAAGAGGGACAACCCGGATACGATCCCAATCGTTACATTCCGTCTTTTGTGGGTTTTTTGCCCGTTGAACGCCCCGAGTTGCTGTGTCTGGTGGCTATAGATAGCCCCCAAAAGATCCACTGGGCAAGTCTGGTTGCCGCGCCTGTTTTTAAACGTATTGTACAGCGAATTTTGAGCCTGCGGCAAGCGCCTCTGCGCCACAGTGCGCCCCTGGTCGAAGAACAGCCGCCGCCACCGCCACGCGCCGACATTCATCTGGTGGGCCTTTCGCGGAAAGCTGCAACAGATGCCCTGAAACGTCTGGGAATGACCTATCAAATTGCGGGTGAAGGAGACCGCGTTGTTGGACAGCATATCGACATCGAAGAAAATAATGTTTCGTTGTTTTTAGCTTCCGCGCCGATCACCTCCCCCGATCATCGCACAGATGACAAAGGTTCAGATTCGCTTTACATGCCCGATGTGCGCGGCGCACCCGTGCGGCAGGCGGTTGCCCAATTGACACAGTTGGGGTTTCAGATCAAAATTTCGGGTAGTGGACGGGTGATTGCGCAATCGCCCGAACCGGGTGTAGCCATAAAACCGGGAACAGTATGCACGGTCGAATGCAAACGAGAAAGTTGA
- a CDS encoding cell division protein FtsL, translating into MTSEPRSPWGIYRTGFLSVILLVTGLLIYMWGHVQTLSQGREIDQLSEERKSLLNQQERLLARTASLKQSNRIRDIAVRELGMVFPSDPPKNLYLSR; encoded by the coding sequence GTGACTTCAGAACCGCGCTCACCCTGGGGGATTTATCGCACTGGTTTTTTATCGGTCATTCTCCTCGTTACGGGATTGCTGATTTATATGTGGGGACATGTACAAACCCTGAGTCAGGGGCGTGAAATTGACCAGTTGAGTGAAGAGCGAAAAAGTCTTTTGAACCAGCAAGAGCGACTCCTGGCACGCACAGCGAGTTTGAAGCAGAGCAATCGCATTCGCGATATTGCCGTTCGAGAATTGGGCATGGTGTTCCCAAGTGATCCACCGAAAAATTTATATTTGAGTCGATAA
- the rsmH gene encoding 16S rRNA (cytosine(1402)-N(4))-methyltransferase RsmH has product MHHKAPEYHVPILGSDVSKYLITDPNGIYVDATLGGGGHAEIMLNHLGPDGKLIGIDRDPKAIEVATKRLTPFKDRVYTVQAPFWNLRHILAEHGLATITGILFDLGLSSHQIDNAERGFSFQQRGALDMRMGPDAKCTAHEVVNSYSQKNLTCVIKTYGEERAAARIARAICANRPLNYTDDLADVIIRYSYGPRKQKTLARVFQALRIEVNDELTHLEDALQIAVDLLKPGGRIGVLSYHSLEHRAVKRVFELGTRDCIGPVGLPLCACNRLSVLTLPRKRAIRPNRAEIAKNPRARSATLRMAQRLNVSAQPWLCHQGLLS; this is encoded by the coding sequence ATGCACCATAAGGCCCCAGAGTATCACGTTCCGATCCTGGGGTCAGATGTGTCAAAATATCTCATAACCGATCCCAATGGAATTTATGTCGATGCCACCTTGGGAGGGGGCGGACACGCTGAAATTATGCTCAATCACCTGGGACCTGATGGCAAATTGATCGGCATTGACCGCGATCCCAAAGCTATCGAAGTCGCGACAAAACGCCTGACGCCATTTAAAGATCGCGTTTATACAGTGCAAGCACCGTTTTGGAATCTCCGACACATTCTGGCCGAACATGGCCTCGCGACAATCACGGGTATTTTATTCGATCTGGGTCTCTCATCGCACCAGATTGACAATGCCGAACGGGGGTTCAGCTTTCAGCAACGCGGTGCGCTCGATATGCGTATGGGACCCGATGCAAAATGCACAGCCCACGAGGTAGTCAATTCGTATTCGCAGAAAAATTTGACCTGCGTCATTAAAACTTATGGTGAAGAACGCGCTGCCGCCCGCATTGCCCGGGCAATTTGTGCAAACAGGCCTCTTAATTATACGGACGATCTGGCCGATGTAATTATACGATATAGTTATGGGCCTCGAAAGCAAAAGACACTTGCGCGGGTATTTCAGGCGCTTCGCATTGAAGTGAACGACGAATTGACACATCTTGAAGACGCACTTCAAATAGCAGTTGACTTGCTCAAACCCGGCGGGCGCATTGGCGTTTTGTCTTATCATTCGCTGGAACACCGCGCTGTCAAACGGGTTTTTGAACTGGGTACACGCGATTGTATCGGGCCTGTGGGTCTGCCCTTATGCGCGTGTAATCGCCTGTCTGTATTGACCTTGCCGAGAAAGCGAGCCATTCGACCAAATCGGGCGGAAATCGCCAAAAATCCACGGGCACGTAGCGCAACACTTCGCATGGCGCAACGCCTCAATGTTTCCGCTCAACCCTGGTTATGCCATCAAGGACTACTGTCGTGA